A single window of Bombus pascuorum chromosome 1, iyBomPasc1.1, whole genome shotgun sequence DNA harbors:
- the LOC132905510 gene encoding asparagine synthetase [glutamine-hydrolyzing] isoform X1 — translation MRYFHASTFNPISSYYIPTNITYEFSHHGDCLSYDPASTVKKYKMCGIWALFGLDVPSLTNISKNFERIAHRGPEAFKLEFDHAVKNGYLGFHRLAIVDNLHGMQPMRLYQYPHLFLLCNGEIYNCQKLGMEHGFTYTTKCDVEVIIHLYVHLGIENVTKMLDGVFAFCLMDIESRRILIGRDPYGVRPLFRLSSDDGQLGICSESKGLMEITKQMTSKWTLEPFQPGSYEEYEILNGGRTKLLTKVNYYQPGDKPHFAAFVPYNSLSSTDVYGNIRKLLSVAVKKRFMCDREVGCLLSGGLDSSLIAALLVKHAKEMKLPYKIKSFAIGMGDSPDIIAARQVAEHIGTEHHEVIFSKDDVVDILDKLIYQLETCDITTIRASIGMYLISRYIKYNTKATVIFSGEGADELAQGYIYFRDAPNATEAHNESVRLLKDIYLYDSLRADRTTSAFSLELRVPFLDIQFTNYYLSLDAASRQPQGGIEKYLLRSAFDDTNLLPSNILWRHKEAFSDGVTSLKKSLFHIIDDIVNTRISHEELEKAYLNFPHCPPKTKEALYYRKVFEKHYAKQAKNFVPYFWMPRWTKGVSDPSARFIAHYKADVENNHKKNKAEIKNAKIN, via the exons ATGCGATACTTCCACGCTAGTACTTTCAATCCTATCAGTTCCTATTATATTCCTACAAATATAACTTATGAGTTTTCCCATCACGGTGACTGCCTAAGTTACGACCCTGCAAG tacagttaaaaaatataagatgtGTGGAATTTGGGCTCTCTTTGGATTAGATGTACCATCTTTAAccaatatttctaaaaacttTGAGAGGATAGCACATCGTGGTCCAGAAGCATTTAAACTTGAATTTGATCATGCAGTTAAG AATGGTTATCTTGGGTTTCATAGATTAGCAATTGTGGACAATCTTCATGGAATGCAACCAATGAGACTTTATCAATATccacatttatttttactatgcaatggtgaaatttataattgtcaAAAG CTTGGTATGGAACATGGATTTACGTATACAACCAAATGTGATGTTGAAGtgataatacatttatatgtacatcTTGGTATTGAAAATGTGACAAAAATGCTTGATGGAGTTTTTGCATTCTGTTTAATGGATATTGAAAGTAGAAGGATTCTTATTGGTAGAGATCCCTATGGTGTTAGACCTCTTTTCCGATTAAGCTCTGATGATGGACAACTTGGGATTTGTTCAGAGagcaaa GGGCTTATGGAAATAACTAAACAAATGACATCGAAATGGACATTGGAGCCATTTCAACCAGGAAGTTATGAAgagtatgaaattttaaatggtggtagaacgaaattattaacaaaagtAAACTATTATCAACCTGGAGACAAGCCTCATTTTGCAGCTTTTGTTCCTTATAATA gtTTGAGTAGTACAGATGTATATGGAAATATAAGAAAGCTACTTTCGGTTGCTGTGAAAAAAAGATTCATGTGTGACAGAGAAGTTGGTTGTCTACTATCAGGTGGTCTAGATTCCAGTTTAATTGCTGCTTTACTTGTAAAACATGCAAAGGAGATGAAATTgccatataaaataaaaagtttcgcAATTGGTATGGGAGACAGCCCAGATATTATTGCAGCCAGACAG GTTGCGGAACATATAGGAACAGAACATCATGAAGtaatattttccaaagatGATGTAGTTGATATTTTGGACAAACTCATTTATCAATTGGAGACCTGTGATATTACTACAATTCGAGCGTCTATTGG tatGTATCTTATCTCaagatacataaaatataacacaaaAGCAACTGTAATATTTAGTGGAGAAGGTGCAGACGAGTTGGCACAAGGATACATTTATTTCAGAGATGCACCAAATGCAACAGAAGCTCACAATGAGTCTGTTCGATTATTGAaggatatatatttatatgatagCTTGAGAGCAGACAGAACAACCAGTGCTTTTAGTTTAGAATTACGAGTTCCATTCTTAGACATCCAGttcacaaattattatttatcattagatGCTGCTTCAAGACAGCCTCAAG gaggaattgaaaaatatttattaagatcTGCATTTGATGATACGAACCTGTTaccgtcaaatatattatgGAGACATAAAGAAGCTTTCAGCGATGGTGTAACATCGCTTAAGAAATCGCTTTTCCACATTATAGATGACATAGTAAATACCCGTATTTCACacgaagaattagaaaaagcTTATTTAAACTTCCCTCATTGTCCTCCAAAAACCAAAGAAGCTCTTTATTACAG AAAAGTTTTTGAGAAACATTATGCAAAACAAGCTAAAAATTTTGTGCCATACTTTTGGATGCCACGATGGACAAAGGGAGTTAGTGATCCATCTGCAAGATTTATTGCACATTATAAAGCAGATGTAGAAAACaatcataaaaaaaataaagcagagattaaaaatgcaaaaatcaattaa
- the LOC132905510 gene encoding asparagine synthetase [glutamine-hydrolyzing] isoform X2: MCGIWALFGLDVPSLTNISKNFERIAHRGPEAFKLEFDHAVKNGYLGFHRLAIVDNLHGMQPMRLYQYPHLFLLCNGEIYNCQKLGMEHGFTYTTKCDVEVIIHLYVHLGIENVTKMLDGVFAFCLMDIESRRILIGRDPYGVRPLFRLSSDDGQLGICSESKGLMEITKQMTSKWTLEPFQPGSYEEYEILNGGRTKLLTKVNYYQPGDKPHFAAFVPYNSLSSTDVYGNIRKLLSVAVKKRFMCDREVGCLLSGGLDSSLIAALLVKHAKEMKLPYKIKSFAIGMGDSPDIIAARQVAEHIGTEHHEVIFSKDDVVDILDKLIYQLETCDITTIRASIGMYLISRYIKYNTKATVIFSGEGADELAQGYIYFRDAPNATEAHNESVRLLKDIYLYDSLRADRTTSAFSLELRVPFLDIQFTNYYLSLDAASRQPQGGIEKYLLRSAFDDTNLLPSNILWRHKEAFSDGVTSLKKSLFHIIDDIVNTRISHEELEKAYLNFPHCPPKTKEALYYRKVFEKHYAKQAKNFVPYFWMPRWTKGVSDPSARFIAHYKADVENNHKKNKAEIKNAKIN, from the exons atgtGTGGAATTTGGGCTCTCTTTGGATTAGATGTACCATCTTTAAccaatatttctaaaaacttTGAGAGGATAGCACATCGTGGTCCAGAAGCATTTAAACTTGAATTTGATCATGCAGTTAAG AATGGTTATCTTGGGTTTCATAGATTAGCAATTGTGGACAATCTTCATGGAATGCAACCAATGAGACTTTATCAATATccacatttatttttactatgcaatggtgaaatttataattgtcaAAAG CTTGGTATGGAACATGGATTTACGTATACAACCAAATGTGATGTTGAAGtgataatacatttatatgtacatcTTGGTATTGAAAATGTGACAAAAATGCTTGATGGAGTTTTTGCATTCTGTTTAATGGATATTGAAAGTAGAAGGATTCTTATTGGTAGAGATCCCTATGGTGTTAGACCTCTTTTCCGATTAAGCTCTGATGATGGACAACTTGGGATTTGTTCAGAGagcaaa GGGCTTATGGAAATAACTAAACAAATGACATCGAAATGGACATTGGAGCCATTTCAACCAGGAAGTTATGAAgagtatgaaattttaaatggtggtagaacgaaattattaacaaaagtAAACTATTATCAACCTGGAGACAAGCCTCATTTTGCAGCTTTTGTTCCTTATAATA gtTTGAGTAGTACAGATGTATATGGAAATATAAGAAAGCTACTTTCGGTTGCTGTGAAAAAAAGATTCATGTGTGACAGAGAAGTTGGTTGTCTACTATCAGGTGGTCTAGATTCCAGTTTAATTGCTGCTTTACTTGTAAAACATGCAAAGGAGATGAAATTgccatataaaataaaaagtttcgcAATTGGTATGGGAGACAGCCCAGATATTATTGCAGCCAGACAG GTTGCGGAACATATAGGAACAGAACATCATGAAGtaatattttccaaagatGATGTAGTTGATATTTTGGACAAACTCATTTATCAATTGGAGACCTGTGATATTACTACAATTCGAGCGTCTATTGG tatGTATCTTATCTCaagatacataaaatataacacaaaAGCAACTGTAATATTTAGTGGAGAAGGTGCAGACGAGTTGGCACAAGGATACATTTATTTCAGAGATGCACCAAATGCAACAGAAGCTCACAATGAGTCTGTTCGATTATTGAaggatatatatttatatgatagCTTGAGAGCAGACAGAACAACCAGTGCTTTTAGTTTAGAATTACGAGTTCCATTCTTAGACATCCAGttcacaaattattatttatcattagatGCTGCTTCAAGACAGCCTCAAG gaggaattgaaaaatatttattaagatcTGCATTTGATGATACGAACCTGTTaccgtcaaatatattatgGAGACATAAAGAAGCTTTCAGCGATGGTGTAACATCGCTTAAGAAATCGCTTTTCCACATTATAGATGACATAGTAAATACCCGTATTTCACacgaagaattagaaaaagcTTATTTAAACTTCCCTCATTGTCCTCCAAAAACCAAAGAAGCTCTTTATTACAG AAAAGTTTTTGAGAAACATTATGCAAAACAAGCTAAAAATTTTGTGCCATACTTTTGGATGCCACGATGGACAAAGGGAGTTAGTGATCCATCTGCAAGATTTATTGCACATTATAAAGCAGATGTAGAAAACaatcataaaaaaaataaagcagagattaaaaatgcaaaaatcaattaa
- the LOC132905510 gene encoding asparagine synthetase [glutamine-hydrolyzing] isoform X3 — protein sequence MQPMRLYQYPHLFLLCNGEIYNCQKLGMEHGFTYTTKCDVEVIIHLYVHLGIENVTKMLDGVFAFCLMDIESRRILIGRDPYGVRPLFRLSSDDGQLGICSESKGLMEITKQMTSKWTLEPFQPGSYEEYEILNGGRTKLLTKVNYYQPGDKPHFAAFVPYNSLSSTDVYGNIRKLLSVAVKKRFMCDREVGCLLSGGLDSSLIAALLVKHAKEMKLPYKIKSFAIGMGDSPDIIAARQVAEHIGTEHHEVIFSKDDVVDILDKLIYQLETCDITTIRASIGMYLISRYIKYNTKATVIFSGEGADELAQGYIYFRDAPNATEAHNESVRLLKDIYLYDSLRADRTTSAFSLELRVPFLDIQFTNYYLSLDAASRQPQGGIEKYLLRSAFDDTNLLPSNILWRHKEAFSDGVTSLKKSLFHIIDDIVNTRISHEELEKAYLNFPHCPPKTKEALYYRKVFEKHYAKQAKNFVPYFWMPRWTKGVSDPSARFIAHYKADVENNHKKNKAEIKNAKIN from the exons ATGCAACCAATGAGACTTTATCAATATccacatttatttttactatgcaatggtgaaatttataattgtcaAAAG CTTGGTATGGAACATGGATTTACGTATACAACCAAATGTGATGTTGAAGtgataatacatttatatgtacatcTTGGTATTGAAAATGTGACAAAAATGCTTGATGGAGTTTTTGCATTCTGTTTAATGGATATTGAAAGTAGAAGGATTCTTATTGGTAGAGATCCCTATGGTGTTAGACCTCTTTTCCGATTAAGCTCTGATGATGGACAACTTGGGATTTGTTCAGAGagcaaa GGGCTTATGGAAATAACTAAACAAATGACATCGAAATGGACATTGGAGCCATTTCAACCAGGAAGTTATGAAgagtatgaaattttaaatggtggtagaacgaaattattaacaaaagtAAACTATTATCAACCTGGAGACAAGCCTCATTTTGCAGCTTTTGTTCCTTATAATA gtTTGAGTAGTACAGATGTATATGGAAATATAAGAAAGCTACTTTCGGTTGCTGTGAAAAAAAGATTCATGTGTGACAGAGAAGTTGGTTGTCTACTATCAGGTGGTCTAGATTCCAGTTTAATTGCTGCTTTACTTGTAAAACATGCAAAGGAGATGAAATTgccatataaaataaaaagtttcgcAATTGGTATGGGAGACAGCCCAGATATTATTGCAGCCAGACAG GTTGCGGAACATATAGGAACAGAACATCATGAAGtaatattttccaaagatGATGTAGTTGATATTTTGGACAAACTCATTTATCAATTGGAGACCTGTGATATTACTACAATTCGAGCGTCTATTGG tatGTATCTTATCTCaagatacataaaatataacacaaaAGCAACTGTAATATTTAGTGGAGAAGGTGCAGACGAGTTGGCACAAGGATACATTTATTTCAGAGATGCACCAAATGCAACAGAAGCTCACAATGAGTCTGTTCGATTATTGAaggatatatatttatatgatagCTTGAGAGCAGACAGAACAACCAGTGCTTTTAGTTTAGAATTACGAGTTCCATTCTTAGACATCCAGttcacaaattattatttatcattagatGCTGCTTCAAGACAGCCTCAAG gaggaattgaaaaatatttattaagatcTGCATTTGATGATACGAACCTGTTaccgtcaaatatattatgGAGACATAAAGAAGCTTTCAGCGATGGTGTAACATCGCTTAAGAAATCGCTTTTCCACATTATAGATGACATAGTAAATACCCGTATTTCACacgaagaattagaaaaagcTTATTTAAACTTCCCTCATTGTCCTCCAAAAACCAAAGAAGCTCTTTATTACAG AAAAGTTTTTGAGAAACATTATGCAAAACAAGCTAAAAATTTTGTGCCATACTTTTGGATGCCACGATGGACAAAGGGAGTTAGTGATCCATCTGCAAGATTTATTGCACATTATAAAGCAGATGTAGAAAACaatcataaaaaaaataaagcagagattaaaaatgcaaaaatcaattaa
- the LOC132905467 gene encoding polypeptide N-acetylgalactosaminyltransferase 35A, translating to MMSTRYVSFISGIIIASLTWASSLYLYSRLSQNTNTANPTMLVLENSKLGKDSQFYHKTYSNQHLKFHNNLIAHHDKQSMIDKGTYNLRRNAFKNSDKLLQQLQPVPVKPAVTLGQGLDELGMVKNFEDQRKRDEGYKNYSFNILVSDNIGLHRELPDTRHKLCEIQNYSSKLPNASIVICFYNEHYMTLLRSLHSIIDRTPASLLHEIILVNDWSDSEALHEKIKTYIANNFDGKVKFYKTEKREGLIRARMFGARKATGEVLIFLDSHIEVNKRWIEPLLSQIAHSKTVIAMPVIDIINPDTFQYTGSPLVRGGFNWGLHFKWDNVPIGTFVHDEDFVKPIKSPTMAGGLFAMDRKYFTKLGEYDAGMDIWGGENLEISFRIWMCGGSIELIPCSRVGHVFRRRRPYGTFDQHDTMLKNSLRVAHVWLDEYKDYFLKNVQKVDYGDISERLNLRKRLKCKNFAWYLNVVYPELALPDDNKNRLKEKWAKIEQKPIQPWHSRKRNYTDQYQIRLSNSALCIQSEKDIKTKGSKLILAPCLRIKSQMWYETGKNELVLGQMLCMEGAEKVPKLGKCHEMGGNQEWHHKNTNNTPIYNMAAGTCLGIMRGVKSTQIVMDLCTKKDTSSISWDLVHSKILLKEIR from the exons ATGATGTCAACAAgatatgtttcttttatatctgGAATAATAATAGCTTCATTAACATGGGCCTCTAGTTTATATCTTTATTCAAGATTATCTCAAAATACTAATACTGCAAATCCAACAATGTTAGTATTAGAGAATTCAAAGTTAGGAAAAGACTCtcaattttatcataaaactTATAGTAATCAACATCTTAAATTCcacaataatttaattgctCATCATGACAAACAAAGTATGATAGATAAAGGTACTTATAATTTAAGGAGAAATGCCTTTAAAAATAGTGACAAACTATTACAACAATTACAACCTGTACCAGTAAAACCTGCTGTTACATTAGGACAAG gtTTAGATGAACTAGGAATGgtaaaaaattttgaagatcAACGAAAACGAGATGaaggatataaaaattactccTTTAATATATTAGTGTCAGATAATATTGGGCTGCATAGAGAATTACCAGATACGAGGCATAAATTatgtgaaatacaaaattattcttctAAATTACCAAATGCTAGTattgttatatgtttttataatgAACATTATATGACACTTTTAAGATCCTTGCATTCCATTATTGATAGAACTCCTGCAAGTCTTCTACATGAAATTATCTTAGTAAATGATTGGAGTGATAGCGAAGCGTTACATGAAAAAATTAAGACATACATTGCCAACAATTTTGATGgtaaagtgaaattttataaaacagagAAACGAGAAGGATTGATCAGAGCAAGAATGTTTGGTGCAAGGAAAGCAACTGGAgaagttttaattttcttagaCAGTCATATAGAAGTAAACAAAAGGTGGATAGAACCCCTCCTCTCACAAATTGCTCATTCAAAAACTGTCATTGCCATGCCAgttattgatataattaatccAGATACATTTCAATATACTGGTAGTCCTCTGGTAAGAGGAGGTTTTAATTGGGGTTTGCATTTTAAATGGGATAATGTGCCAATTGGTACATTTGTTCATGATGAAGATTTTGTAAAACCTATAAA GTCTCCAACAATGGCTGGAGGTTTATTTGCAATGGACAGAAAATACTTTACAAAATTGGGAGAATATGATGCTGGTATGGATATCTGGGGTGGtgaaaatcttgaaatatcATTTAGA ATTTGGATGTGTGGTGGAAGTATTGAATTAATACCATGCTCAAGAGTTGGACATGTATTTAGAAGAAGGAGACCATATGGTACATTTGATCAACATGATACtatgttgaaaaattcattacgCGTCGCACATGTTTGGTTAGATGaatataaagattattttttaaaaaatgttcaaaaagtTGATTACGGTGATATTTCGGAaagattaaatttaagaaagagattaaaatgtaaaaattttgcaTGGTACTTAAATGTAGTATACCCTGAACTAGCATTACcagatgataataaaaatagattaaaagaaaaatgggcAAAAATCGAACAGAAACCGATACAACCCTGGCATTCtaggaaaagaaattacacTGATCAATATCAAATTAGACTTTCTAATTCAGCATTATGCATTCAAAGtgagaaagatattaaaacaaaaggTTCTAAACTTATATTAGCACCATGTTTAAGAATTAAATCACAG aTGTGGTATGAGACTGGTAAAAACGAATTAGTACTTGGCCAGATGCTTTGCATGGAAGGAGCTGAGAAAGTTCCAAAGCTTGGAAAATGCCATGAGATGGGTGGCAATCAAGAATGGCATCATAAAAATACT AATAATACACCTATATATAACATGGCAGCTGGCACATGTTTGGGAATAATGCGGGGAGTAAAAAGCACACAAATAGTAATGGATTTGTGTACTAAAAAAGATACAAGCTCTATATCATGGGATTTGGTACActctaaaattcttttaaaagaaattaggTGA